The following coding sequences are from one Rhinoraja longicauda isolate Sanriku21f chromosome 7, sRhiLon1.1, whole genome shotgun sequence window:
- the chst7 gene encoding carbohydrate sulfotransferase 7, translating to MKRLHSRYLFVIAAYSLLLLTIPYMLDCHNDRRGPSEPYLVGVVPKEVEAPRPRLGQGGNASTGVNKKQHIYLHATWRTGSSFAGELYNQHPGAFYLYEPMWLMWQALYPGDAESLQGAVRDMLRSLFHCDFSVLKLYSPPGPSGSLTTRNVFGWRNNKVICSAPLCGAYSKDRVELVDGGVCEKKCAPRDIKELESECRKYDVMVIKDVRVMDAAILLPLMQDPSLNVKVVQLVRDPRAVHNSRMKSKLSLVKESIQVLRSRRSEKNQRAIPNRSQRADTYVSNALEVICEAWSRDQTLVKGAPDWIRRRYLTIRYEDLVLEPVEGLRTLYTFANLTVTPATEQYVLNMTRGVGYSSDNPFLISSRDAKEAIGAWKKRLSLWQIEQVEQKCQKAMTLLGYQTKNQDNT from the coding sequence ATGAAGAGGCTCCATAGCAGGTATCTGTTCGTCATCGCCGCTTACTCTCTGCTGCTGCTGACCATTCCTTACATGCTGGACTGTCACAACGACCGCCGTGGCCCCAGTGAACCGTACCTGGTCGGGGTGGTCCCGAAGGAGGTGGAAGCCCCGAGGCCGAGGCTGGGGCAGGGCGGCAACGCGAGCACGGGGGTGAACAAGAAGCAGCACATTTACTTGCACGCTACCTGGAGGACGGGCTCGTCGTTCGCGGGAGAGCTGTACAACCAGCACCCGGGAGCGTTCTACCTGTACGAGCCCATGTGGCTGATGTGGCAGGCTCTCTACCCGGGGGACGCCGAGAGCTTGCAGGGGGCGGTCAGGGACATGCTGCGCTCCCtcttccactgcgatttctccgtGCTGAAACTTTACTCGCCGCCCGGCCCCTCCGGCTCGCTGACCACCCGCAACGTCTTCGGCTGGAGGAACAACAAAGTCATCTGCTCGGCCCCTCTGTGCGGCGCCTACAGCAAGGACAGGGTGGAGCTGGTGGACGGCGGCGTCTGCGAGAAGAAGTGCGCTCCCAGGGACATCAAGGAGTTGGAGAGCGAGTGCAGGAAGTACGACGTGATGGTGATCAAGGATGTCAGGGTGATGGACGCGGCCATACTGCTCCCGCTGATGCAGGACCCGTCCCTGAACGTCAAAGTCGTTCAGCTGGTGAGGGACCCCAGAGCGGTGCACAACTCCCGGATGAAATCGAAGCTGTCGCTAGTGAAGGAAAGCATCCAGGTCCTGAGGAGCCGGAGATCGGAGAAGAACCAGCGCGCCATCCCCAATAGGTCGCAGAGGGCGGACACCTACGTGTCCAACGCCCTGGAGGTGATCTGCGAGGCTTGGAGCCGAGACCAGACGCTGGTCAAAGGGGCCCCAGACTGGATCAGGAGAAGGTATCTCACCATTCGCTACGAGGACTTGGTTCTGGAGCCGGTGGAAGGTTTACGGACCCTCTACACCTTTGCCAACCTGACGGTCACGCCGGCCACCGAGCAGTACGTGTTGAACATGACGCGGGGGGTCGGCTACTCTTCGGACAATCCCTTCCTCATATCTTCCAGGGACGCCAAGGAAGCCATCGGCGCCTGGAAGAAAAGGCTGAGCTTGTGGCAGATCGAGCAGGTGGAGCAGAAGTGTCAAAAGGCCATGACATTGCTGGGCTACCAGACAAAAAACCAGGACAACACGTAG